Proteins found in one Papio anubis isolate 15944 chromosome 13, Panubis1.0, whole genome shotgun sequence genomic segment:
- the ENTR1 gene encoding endosome-associated-trafficking regulator 1 isoform X2 encodes MSGYPRRPGATPLSRVRSLAIPDDDKFEDLEEANPFSFKEFLKTKNLGLSKEDPASRIYAKEASRHSLGLDHNSPPSQTGGYGLEYQQPFFEDPTGAGDLLDEEEDEDTGWSGAYLPSAIEQTHPERVRAGTSPCSTYLSFFSTPSELAGPESLPPWALSDTDSRVSPASPAGSPSADFAAHGESLGDRHLRTLEISYEALKDENSKLRRKLNEVQSFSEAQTEMVRTLERKLEAKMIKEESDYHDLESVVQQVEQNLELMTKRAVKAENHVVKLKQEISLLQAQVSNFQRENEALRCGQGASLTVVKQNADVALQNLRVVMNSAQASIKQLVSGAETLNLVAEILKSIDRISEIKDEEEDS; translated from the exons ATGTCGGGCTACCCGCGCCGCCCGGGCGCCACCCCGCTGTCCCGAGTCCGGAGCCTCGCCATTCCCGACG ATGACAAATTTGAAGATCTTGAAGAGGCAAATCCATTCTCCTTTAAAGAGTTTCTGAAGACCAAGAACCTCGGCCTGTCAAAAGAGGACCCGGCCAGCAGGATTTATGCAAAG gaagccTCGAGGCATTCACTGGGACTTGACCACAACTCCCCACCCTCCCAAACCGGGGGGTATGGCCTGGAGTATCAGCAGCCATTTTTTGAGGACCCAACAGGGGCCGGTGACCTCCTtgatgaggaggaggatgaggacaCCGGATGGAGTGGGGCCTACCTGCCGTCCGCCATCGAGCAGACTCACCCCGAGCGGGTCCGTGCCGGCACATCGCCCTGCAGCACatacctttcctttttctccaccccGTCGGAACTGGCAGGGCCTGAGTCTCTGCCCCCATGGGCGTTGAGTGACACTGATTCTCGCGTGTCTCCGGCCTCTCCGGCAGGGAGTCCTAGCGCAGACTTTGCGGCTCATGGAGAGTCTCTGGGAGACAGGCACCTGCGGACGCTGGAGATAAGTTACGAAGCA CTGAAAGATGAAAATTCTAAGCTGAGAAGAAAGCTGAATGAGGTTCAGAGCTTTTCTGAAGCTCAAACAGAAAT GGTGAGGACACTTGAGCGGAAATTAGAAGCAAAAATGATCAAGGAGGAAAGCGACTACCACGACTTGGAGTCGGTGGTTCAGCAGGTGGAGCAGAACCTGGAGCTGATGACC aaACGGGCTGTAAAGGCAGAAAACCACGTCGTGAAACTGAAACAGGAAATCAGTTTGCTCCAG GCGCAGGTCTCCAACTTCCAGCGAGAGAATGAAGCCCTGCGGTGCGGCCAGGGCGCCAGCCTGACTGTGGTGAAGCAGAACGCCGACGTGGCCTTGCAGAACCTCCGGGTGGTCATGAACAGCGCACAGGCTTCTATTAA GCAACTGGTTTCCGGAGCTGAGACACTGAATCTCGTTGCTGAAATCCTTAAATCTATAGACAGAATTTCTGAAATTAAAGATGAGGAGGAAGACTCCTGA
- the ENTR1 gene encoding endosome-associated-trafficking regulator 1 isoform X1, whose translation MKHGLGQGPSTRELDCERPHGRDLDSPFFGIRPAFMCYVPSPVLASVGDTDDKFEDLEEANPFSFKEFLKTKNLGLSKEDPASRIYAKEASRHSLGLDHNSPPSQTGGYGLEYQQPFFEDPTGAGDLLDEEEDEDTGWSGAYLPSAIEQTHPERVRAGTSPCSTYLSFFSTPSELAGPESLPPWALSDTDSRVSPASPAGSPSADFAAHGESLGDRHLRTLEISYEALKDENSKLRRKLNEVQSFSEAQTEMVRTLERKLEAKMIKEESDYHDLESVVQQVEQNLELMTKRAVKAENHVVKLKQEISLLQAQVSNFQRENEALRCGQGASLTVVKQNADVALQNLRVVMNSAQASIKQLVSGAETLNLVAEILKSIDRISEIKDEEEDS comes from the exons ATGAAGCATGGCCTCGGACAAGGCCCGTCGACCCGGGAG CTAGACTGTGAGCGCCCCCATGGCAGGGACCTGGACTCTCCCTTCTTCGGCATTCGGCCGGCCTTTATGTGCTATGTGCCCAGCCCGGTGCTGGCTTCCGTGGGAGACACAG ATGACAAATTTGAAGATCTTGAAGAGGCAAATCCATTCTCCTTTAAAGAGTTTCTGAAGACCAAGAACCTCGGCCTGTCAAAAGAGGACCCGGCCAGCAGGATTTATGCAAAG gaagccTCGAGGCATTCACTGGGACTTGACCACAACTCCCCACCCTCCCAAACCGGGGGGTATGGCCTGGAGTATCAGCAGCCATTTTTTGAGGACCCAACAGGGGCCGGTGACCTCCTtgatgaggaggaggatgaggacaCCGGATGGAGTGGGGCCTACCTGCCGTCCGCCATCGAGCAGACTCACCCCGAGCGGGTCCGTGCCGGCACATCGCCCTGCAGCACatacctttcctttttctccaccccGTCGGAACTGGCAGGGCCTGAGTCTCTGCCCCCATGGGCGTTGAGTGACACTGATTCTCGCGTGTCTCCGGCCTCTCCGGCAGGGAGTCCTAGCGCAGACTTTGCGGCTCATGGAGAGTCTCTGGGAGACAGGCACCTGCGGACGCTGGAGATAAGTTACGAAGCA CTGAAAGATGAAAATTCTAAGCTGAGAAGAAAGCTGAATGAGGTTCAGAGCTTTTCTGAAGCTCAAACAGAAAT GGTGAGGACACTTGAGCGGAAATTAGAAGCAAAAATGATCAAGGAGGAAAGCGACTACCACGACTTGGAGTCGGTGGTTCAGCAGGTGGAGCAGAACCTGGAGCTGATGACC aaACGGGCTGTAAAGGCAGAAAACCACGTCGTGAAACTGAAACAGGAAATCAGTTTGCTCCAG GCGCAGGTCTCCAACTTCCAGCGAGAGAATGAAGCCCTGCGGTGCGGCCAGGGCGCCAGCCTGACTGTGGTGAAGCAGAACGCCGACGTGGCCTTGCAGAACCTCCGGGTGGTCATGAACAGCGCACAGGCTTCTATTAA GCAACTGGTTTCCGGAGCTGAGACACTGAATCTCGTTGCTGAAATCCTTAAATCTATAGACAGAATTTCTGAAATTAAAGATGAGGAGGAAGACTCCTGA
- the ENTR1 gene encoding endosome-associated-trafficking regulator 1 isoform X3 gives MSGYPRRPGATPLSRVRSLAIPDAPAFYERRSCLPQLDCERPHGRDLDSPFFGIRPAFMCYVPSPVLASVGDTDDKFEDLEEANPFSFKEFLKTKNLGLSKEDPASRIYAKEASRHSLGLDHNSPPSQTGGYGLEYQQPFFEDPTGAGDLLDEEEDEDTGWSGAYLPSAIEQTHPERVRAGTSPCSTYLSFFSTPSELAGPESLPPWALSDTDSRVSPASPAGSPSADFAAHGESLGDRHLRTLEISYEALKDENSKLRRKLNEVQSFSEAQTEMVRTLERKLEAKMIKEESDYHDLESVVQQVEQNLELMTKRAVKAENHVVKLKQEISLLQAQVSNFQRENEALRCGQGASLTVVKQNADVALQNLRVVMNSAQASIKQLVSGAETLNLVAEILKSIDRISEIKDEEEDS, from the exons ATGTCGGGCTACCCGCGCCGCCCGGGCGCCACCCCGCTGTCCCGAGTCCGGAGCCTCGCCATTCCCGACG CTCCAGCGTTCTATGAGCGCCGGTCTTGTCTCCCCCAGCTAGACTGTGAGCGCCCCCATGGCAGGGACCTGGACTCTCCCTTCTTCGGCATTCGGCCGGCCTTTATGTGCTATGTGCCCAGCCCGGTGCTGGCTTCCGTGGGAGACACAG ATGACAAATTTGAAGATCTTGAAGAGGCAAATCCATTCTCCTTTAAAGAGTTTCTGAAGACCAAGAACCTCGGCCTGTCAAAAGAGGACCCGGCCAGCAGGATTTATGCAAAG gaagccTCGAGGCATTCACTGGGACTTGACCACAACTCCCCACCCTCCCAAACCGGGGGGTATGGCCTGGAGTATCAGCAGCCATTTTTTGAGGACCCAACAGGGGCCGGTGACCTCCTtgatgaggaggaggatgaggacaCCGGATGGAGTGGGGCCTACCTGCCGTCCGCCATCGAGCAGACTCACCCCGAGCGGGTCCGTGCCGGCACATCGCCCTGCAGCACatacctttcctttttctccaccccGTCGGAACTGGCAGGGCCTGAGTCTCTGCCCCCATGGGCGTTGAGTGACACTGATTCTCGCGTGTCTCCGGCCTCTCCGGCAGGGAGTCCTAGCGCAGACTTTGCGGCTCATGGAGAGTCTCTGGGAGACAGGCACCTGCGGACGCTGGAGATAAGTTACGAAGCA CTGAAAGATGAAAATTCTAAGCTGAGAAGAAAGCTGAATGAGGTTCAGAGCTTTTCTGAAGCTCAAACAGAAAT GGTGAGGACACTTGAGCGGAAATTAGAAGCAAAAATGATCAAGGAGGAAAGCGACTACCACGACTTGGAGTCGGTGGTTCAGCAGGTGGAGCAGAACCTGGAGCTGATGACC aaACGGGCTGTAAAGGCAGAAAACCACGTCGTGAAACTGAAACAGGAAATCAGTTTGCTCCAG GCGCAGGTCTCCAACTTCCAGCGAGAGAATGAAGCCCTGCGGTGCGGCCAGGGCGCCAGCCTGACTGTGGTGAAGCAGAACGCCGACGTGGCCTTGCAGAACCTCCGGGTGGTCATGAACAGCGCACAGGCTTCTATTAA GCAACTGGTTTCCGGAGCTGAGACACTGAATCTCGTTGCTGAAATCCTTAAATCTATAGACAGAATTTCTGAAATTAAAGATGAGGAGGAAGACTCCTGA